Proteins co-encoded in one Populus trichocarpa isolate Nisqually-1 chromosome 10, P.trichocarpa_v4.1, whole genome shotgun sequence genomic window:
- the LOC7492930 gene encoding agamous-like MADS-box protein AGL30 isoform X2 has product MSCNPICKLVQNPFSLFPFVLSFSFLSLLFLVPTFKIPFHHPFFSPRLICYFRMGRVKLKIKKLENTNGRQATFAKRKHGIMKKANELSILCDIDIILLMFSPTGKPSLCKGASSIEEVITKFAQLTPQERAKRKLESLEALKKTFKKLDHDVNIPEFLGTSSQTIEDLTSQSRLLQNQLSDVHKRLSYWTNPDKINSIEHLGQLENSLRESLNQIRSCKENLGKQHLMSLDCHTQFQNEMHVPFRMGAEQQLSPLLWIPNNDSQHIMLPEEQNLLPHRDAECTASTSFGSYSGYFGAGKNSELSSSGQESGMNGILDELNGTASLRLRLAGQYPYLPGPYNLNLLNDTKFQPAAEMNIQKGPGDFNVSGSFEAPKPEYDSGPHGWASTSGSCAVTMFDDHLYAPQPH; this is encoded by the exons ATGTCATGCAATCCTATATGCAAGCTAGTTCAGAACCCTTTCTCCCTCTTTCCCTTCGTCCTCTccttctcctttctctctctactttTCTTGGTTCCCACATTTAAAATTCCTTTCCatcatccatttttttctcctcGTTTGATTTGCTACTTTAG GATGGGTAGGGTTAAGCTAAAGATTAAGAAATTGGAGAATACAAATGGACGCCAAGCGACCTTTGCCAAGAGGAAACATGGCATCATGAAGAAGGCTAATGAGTTATCAATACTATGTGACATAGACATCATCCTTCTCATGTTCTCACCAACTGGCAAGCCCTCGTTGTGTAAAGGAGCAAGCAG CATTGAAGAAGTAATTACGAAATTCGCTCAGTTAACACCTCAAGAGAGGGCGAAGAG GAAGTTAGAAAGCCTCGAA GCACTGAAGAAAACTTTTAAGAAGCTGGACCATGATGTTAATATACCAGAATTTCTGGGTACAAG TTCTCAGACAATAGAG GACCTGACTAGCCAATCAAGACTGCTGCAGAATCAACTATCTGATGTGCATAAGAGACTGAG CTACTGGACCAATCCAGATAAGATCAACAGCATAGAGCATTTGGGGCAATTGGAAAACTCACTCAGGGAATCACTTAATCAGATTCGATCGTGTAAG GAAAACTTGGGAAAACAGCATCTTATGTCACTAGATTGCCATACTCAG TTTCAAAATGAGATGCATGTACCTTTCAGAATGGGTGCAGAGCAGCAGCTCTCACCTCTTCTGTGGATACCTAATAATGACAGTCAACATATTATGTTACCAGAGGAACAAAATCTGCTTCCCCATAG GGATGCTGAGTGCACTGCAAGCACCTCTTTTGGGAGTTATTCTGGTTACTTTGGTGCAGGAAAAAATTCTGAGCTATCTAGTTCTGGTCAAGAAAGTGGTATGAATGGTATTCTTGATGAGTTAAATGGAACTGCATCACTGAGGCTACGGTTGGCTGGACAGTACCCTTACTTGCCAGGGCCATATAATCTGAATTTACTGAACGATACAAAATTCCAACCTGCAGCAGAGATGAACATACAAAAAGGCCCTGGGGATTTTAATGTTAGTGGAAGTTTTGAAGCTCCCAAACCTGAGTATGACTCTGGCCCTCATGGCTGGGCTTCTACTTCAGGATCATGTGCTGTTACTATGTTTGATGATCATTTGTATGCTCCG CAACCACACTGA
- the LOC7492930 gene encoding agamous-like MADS-box protein AGL30 isoform X1, which translates to MSCNPICKLVQNPFSLFPFVLSFSFLSLLFLVPTFKIPFHHPFFSPRLICYFRMGRVKLKIKKLENTNGRQATFAKRKHGIMKKANELSILCDIDIILLMFSPTGKPSLCKGASSSIEEVITKFAQLTPQERAKRKLESLEALKKTFKKLDHDVNIPEFLGTSSQTIEDLTSQSRLLQNQLSDVHKRLSYWTNPDKINSIEHLGQLENSLRESLNQIRSCKENLGKQHLMSLDCHTQFQNEMHVPFRMGAEQQLSPLLWIPNNDSQHIMLPEEQNLLPHRDAECTASTSFGSYSGYFGAGKNSELSSSGQESGMNGILDELNGTASLRLRLAGQYPYLPGPYNLNLLNDTKFQPAAEMNIQKGPGDFNVSGSFEAPKPEYDSGPHGWASTSGSCAVTMFDDHLYAPQPH; encoded by the exons ATGTCATGCAATCCTATATGCAAGCTAGTTCAGAACCCTTTCTCCCTCTTTCCCTTCGTCCTCTccttctcctttctctctctactttTCTTGGTTCCCACATTTAAAATTCCTTTCCatcatccatttttttctcctcGTTTGATTTGCTACTTTAG GATGGGTAGGGTTAAGCTAAAGATTAAGAAATTGGAGAATACAAATGGACGCCAAGCGACCTTTGCCAAGAGGAAACATGGCATCATGAAGAAGGCTAATGAGTTATCAATACTATGTGACATAGACATCATCCTTCTCATGTTCTCACCAACTGGCAAGCCCTCGTTGTGTAAAGGAGCAAGCAG tAGCATTGAAGAAGTAATTACGAAATTCGCTCAGTTAACACCTCAAGAGAGGGCGAAGAG GAAGTTAGAAAGCCTCGAA GCACTGAAGAAAACTTTTAAGAAGCTGGACCATGATGTTAATATACCAGAATTTCTGGGTACAAG TTCTCAGACAATAGAG GACCTGACTAGCCAATCAAGACTGCTGCAGAATCAACTATCTGATGTGCATAAGAGACTGAG CTACTGGACCAATCCAGATAAGATCAACAGCATAGAGCATTTGGGGCAATTGGAAAACTCACTCAGGGAATCACTTAATCAGATTCGATCGTGTAAG GAAAACTTGGGAAAACAGCATCTTATGTCACTAGATTGCCATACTCAG TTTCAAAATGAGATGCATGTACCTTTCAGAATGGGTGCAGAGCAGCAGCTCTCACCTCTTCTGTGGATACCTAATAATGACAGTCAACATATTATGTTACCAGAGGAACAAAATCTGCTTCCCCATAG GGATGCTGAGTGCACTGCAAGCACCTCTTTTGGGAGTTATTCTGGTTACTTTGGTGCAGGAAAAAATTCTGAGCTATCTAGTTCTGGTCAAGAAAGTGGTATGAATGGTATTCTTGATGAGTTAAATGGAACTGCATCACTGAGGCTACGGTTGGCTGGACAGTACCCTTACTTGCCAGGGCCATATAATCTGAATTTACTGAACGATACAAAATTCCAACCTGCAGCAGAGATGAACATACAAAAAGGCCCTGGGGATTTTAATGTTAGTGGAAGTTTTGAAGCTCCCAAACCTGAGTATGACTCTGGCCCTCATGGCTGGGCTTCTACTTCAGGATCATGTGCTGTTACTATGTTTGATGATCATTTGTATGCTCCG CAACCACACTGA
- the LOC7492930 gene encoding agamous-like MADS-box protein AGL30 isoform X3 yields the protein MGRVKLKIKKLENTNGRQATFAKRKHGIMKKANELSILCDIDIILLMFSPTGKPSLCKGASSSIEEVITKFAQLTPQERAKRKLESLEALKKTFKKLDHDVNIPEFLGTSSQTIEDLTSQSRLLQNQLSDVHKRLSYWTNPDKINSIEHLGQLENSLRESLNQIRSCKENLGKQHLMSLDCHTQFQNEMHVPFRMGAEQQLSPLLWIPNNDSQHIMLPEEQNLLPHRDAECTASTSFGSYSGYFGAGKNSELSSSGQESGMNGILDELNGTASLRLRLAGQYPYLPGPYNLNLLNDTKFQPAAEMNIQKGPGDFNVSGSFEAPKPEYDSGPHGWASTSGSCAVTMFDDHLYAPQPH from the exons ATGGGTAGGGTTAAGCTAAAGATTAAGAAATTGGAGAATACAAATGGACGCCAAGCGACCTTTGCCAAGAGGAAACATGGCATCATGAAGAAGGCTAATGAGTTATCAATACTATGTGACATAGACATCATCCTTCTCATGTTCTCACCAACTGGCAAGCCCTCGTTGTGTAAAGGAGCAAGCAG tAGCATTGAAGAAGTAATTACGAAATTCGCTCAGTTAACACCTCAAGAGAGGGCGAAGAG GAAGTTAGAAAGCCTCGAA GCACTGAAGAAAACTTTTAAGAAGCTGGACCATGATGTTAATATACCAGAATTTCTGGGTACAAG TTCTCAGACAATAGAG GACCTGACTAGCCAATCAAGACTGCTGCAGAATCAACTATCTGATGTGCATAAGAGACTGAG CTACTGGACCAATCCAGATAAGATCAACAGCATAGAGCATTTGGGGCAATTGGAAAACTCACTCAGGGAATCACTTAATCAGATTCGATCGTGTAAG GAAAACTTGGGAAAACAGCATCTTATGTCACTAGATTGCCATACTCAG TTTCAAAATGAGATGCATGTACCTTTCAGAATGGGTGCAGAGCAGCAGCTCTCACCTCTTCTGTGGATACCTAATAATGACAGTCAACATATTATGTTACCAGAGGAACAAAATCTGCTTCCCCATAG GGATGCTGAGTGCACTGCAAGCACCTCTTTTGGGAGTTATTCTGGTTACTTTGGTGCAGGAAAAAATTCTGAGCTATCTAGTTCTGGTCAAGAAAGTGGTATGAATGGTATTCTTGATGAGTTAAATGGAACTGCATCACTGAGGCTACGGTTGGCTGGACAGTACCCTTACTTGCCAGGGCCATATAATCTGAATTTACTGAACGATACAAAATTCCAACCTGCAGCAGAGATGAACATACAAAAAGGCCCTGGGGATTTTAATGTTAGTGGAAGTTTTGAAGCTCCCAAACCTGAGTATGACTCTGGCCCTCATGGCTGGGCTTCTACTTCAGGATCATGTGCTGTTACTATGTTTGATGATCATTTGTATGCTCCG CAACCACACTGA
- the LOC7481579 gene encoding transcription termination factor MTEF1, chloroplastic, with protein MLTCSQSPYPLSSLFKNNPALPNLCLAKTTITITTSKDTGLLFRQKLTYLTNLKINTQKALTLNPNIRSTPLSTLLAIENCLSSMGFHRSSIGRILDMHPCLLTSDPHLHLHPTFDFLLNEVEIPFLDISRSINRCPRLLVSSVSNQLRPAFVFLKELGFVGPRKLNYQTTLLLVYNVERSLMGKIEFLMGLGFEFVEVKNMVVRAPGILTLSVERNMKPKFEYFVREMKGDLGELKKFPQFFSFSLERKIKPRHRMLVEYGLKMPLSRMLKVNDGEFNARLFEMRLRMAEES; from the coding sequence ATGCTAACATGCAGCCAATCACCATACCCCCTCTCCTCCCTCTTCAAAAACAACCCAGCCCTCCCAAATCTTTGCCTAGCAAAGACGACAATAACTATAACAACATCAAAAGACACTGGTCTTCTCTTCCGACAAAAACTAACTTACCTAACAAACCTTAAAATAAACACTCAAAAAGCTCTCACTCTAAACCCAAACATCCGTTCCACTCCTCTCTCTACTCTCCTCGCCATTGAAAACTGTCTCTCCTCCATGGGCTTCCACCGTTCCTCCATTGGCCGCATCCTCGACATGCACCCTTGCCTCCTCACCTCTGACccccacctccacctccaccccACCTTCGATTTCCTCTTAAATGAAGTCGAAATCCCATTTCTTGATATCTCTAGGTCAATCAATCGCTGTCCCAGATTGTTAGTTTCCAGCGTGTCTAATCAATTGAGgcctgcttttgtttttctaaaagagTTGGGCTTTGTGGGTCCACGTAAGTTAAATTATCAAACTACTTTGTTGCTTGTTTATAACGTGGAGAGAAGTTTGATGGGTAAGATCGAGTTTTTGATGGGGCTGGGGTTTGAGTTTGTCGAGGTTAAAAATATGGTTGTGAGGGCTCCTGGGATTCTGACTCTCAGTGTGGAGAGGAACATGAAGCCTAAATTTGAATACTTTGTGAGAGAAATGAAGGGGGATCTAGGGGAATTGAAGAAGTTTCCGCAATTTTTCTCGTTTAGTTTGGAGAGGAAGATTAAGCCTAGGCATAGAATGTTGGTGGAGTATGGGTTGAAGATGCCATTGTCGAGAATGTTAAAGGTTAATGACGGGGAATTCAACGCTAGATTGTTTGAAATGCGGCTGAGAATGGCTGAGGAGAGTTAA